A stretch of the Dioscorea cayenensis subsp. rotundata cultivar TDr96_F1 chromosome 4, TDr96_F1_v2_PseudoChromosome.rev07_lg8_w22 25.fasta, whole genome shotgun sequence genome encodes the following:
- the LOC120258755 gene encoding amino acid permease 5-like, which produces MEEAVAVDDGKVTMEEAVTVDDGRDRTGTLWSATAHALTTMVGTGVLALPWVVSQLGWILGSIAIILFASVTYYIVVLLCDCYRSPNPITGSQNYTYMDAIQTCLGEIDVLFCGIAQYAVLWGTMVGYSITLAMCVLAIRISHCVHRWGRNASCNVSAVKYVMIYTIIQVFFVTVLQFGEGYFEISTTRE; this is translated from the exons ATGGAGGAAGCTGTGGCTGTGGATGATGGTAAGGTGACAATGGAGGAAGCTGTGACTGTGGATGATGGTAGGGATAGAACAG GGACTCTGTGGAGTGCAACAGCTCATGCACTTACAACGATGGTCGGAACAGGGGTGTTGGCATTGCCATGGGTTGTTTCTCAATTAGGTTGGATTTTAGGCTCTATTGCTATAATTTTGTTCGCTTCTGTTACctattacattgttgttcttctcTGTGATTGTTATCGATCCCCTAATCCGATTACTGGGAGCCAAAACTACACATACATGGATGCTATCCAAACATGCCTTG GCGAGATAGATGTATTATTTTGTGGCATTGCACAGTATGCTGTGCTATGGGGTACAATGGTGGGATATTCCATTACTTTGGCTATGTGTGTCCT AGCTATCAGGATATCACATTGTGTCCATAGATGGGGTCGTAATGCATCGTGCAATGTTTCGGCAGTTAAATATGTTATGATCTATACTATCATACAAGTGTTTTTTGTCACAGTTCTCCAATTTGGAGAAG GATACTTTGAGATCTCCACCACCAGAGAGTAA
- the LOC120258495 gene encoding LOW QUALITY PROTEIN: receptor protein-tyrosine kinase CEPR2-like (The sequence of the model RefSeq protein was modified relative to this genomic sequence to represent the inferred CDS: deleted 1 base in 1 codon) translates to MFAAALVLLCLTTISNSQSIETKALLEFKSQLIDPLNYLDNWIESQSPCQFHGVTCDVTTSGQVIGVSLTNWSLSGNISASVSKLESLKTLELGENQISGTLPAEIVKCSGLQVLNVSYNKLGGNLPNLSSLTNLTTLDVSDNKFTGEFPAWIGGLTSLVNLGLAENNFDEGGSLESIGNLKNLTSLFLKQCNLRGEIPAFISQFTSLETLDLSKNHLVGEFPKGISNLRNLSKIELFQNNLTGEFPAEIAELSNLLEIDVSHNQLSGTLPPKLGTLKKLKVFQVFSNNLSGELPPGFGDLEFLIGFSLYENNFSGEFPANFARYAPLASIDISENNFSGSFPRYLCQTNKLNFLLALGNNFDGEFPDTYARCKSLVRFRINQNQFTGKVPDGLWGLPSAVIIDVSDNGFTGGISSVIGISQSLTQLSVQNNRFSGELPAEIGNLDLLQKLVASNNSFSGQIPSTIGKLKQLTSLHLEDNEFSGSIPSEISMCSEMVDLNLADNSFSGSIPQRLDLLTSLNSLNLSQNKLSGSIPDGLQSLKLSALDLSRNQLSGRIPPELLVIAGDEAFVGNAGLCINDNGDLRNQRDSLLGVCNMNHEHKKKMSGKRLVYMSIMSAMIVLLFGLVFVSYKSFKLEESRRQKDSEDGMEDDSNWKVETFHPTELDPEEICNLEEDNLIGSGGAGKVYRLELNKNRGTVAVKQLWKGKGAKVIMPEIVILGKIKHRNILKLYACMTKGPVSFLVFEYMPNGNLYQALRHEFKGGKPELDWNKRYKIAVGAAKGLMYLHHDCSPAIVHRDIKSTNILLDEDYEAKISDFGIAKIAEESELSTFAGTHGYIAPELAYSVKLTEKSDIYSFGVVLLELLTGRSPTDPIFGEGKDIVYWVSTHLDGMKFFQVLDPKISASAEDDMIKVLKIAILCTKKLPSARPTMREVLNMLIDANPCNAVKAKHPTKNG, encoded by the exons ATGTTTGCTGCTGCTCTTGTTTTGCTGTGCTTGACCACAATCTCAAATTCTCAATCAATTGAAACTAAAGCTCTTCTGGAGTTCAAAAGCCAGCTGATTGATCCTCTGAACTATCTTGATAACTGGATTGAATCTCAATCCCCCTGCCAGTTTCATGGTGTTACTTGTGATGTTACAACCTCCGGGCAAGTCATCGGTGTTTCGCTTACGAACTGGTCTCTTTCGGGCAACATATCGGCTTCGGTTTCTAAACTTGAGAGCCTGAAAACTCTTGAGCTTGGAGAGAATCAAATCTCTGGCACTCTCCCTGCAGAGATTGTGAAGTGCTCAGGTTTGCAGGTTCTCAATGTTTCGTATAACAAGCTCGGTGGGAACTTGCCTAATCTTTCTTCTTTGACAAACTTGACAACTCTTGATGTTTCTGACAACAAATTCACCGGTGAATTTCCTGCATGGATTGGTGGGCTCACTAGCCTTGTCAACCTTGGCTTGGCGGAAAATAACTTCGACGAAGGAGGGAGTCTGGAGAGCATTGGCAATCTGAAGAACTTGACAAGTTTGTTCTTGAAGCAATGCAATCTCAGAGGAGAGATTCCAGCTTTCATTTCCCAATTCACATCACTGGAGACATTGGATCTTTCAAAGAACCATCTTGTCGGAGAATTTCCGAAAGGCATATCCAATCTAAGAAACCTTTCAAAGATCGAGCTATTTCAGAATAATCTCACTGGAGAGTTCCCAGCAGAAATAGCAGAACTCAGCAACCTGCTTGAAATTGATGTCTCCCATAATCAACTGAGTGGAACACTCCCTCCAAAACTTGGCACACTGAAGAAATTGAAGGTGTTTCAAGTATTCAGCAACAATTTGTCCGGTGAACTTCCTCCGGGT TTCGGTGACTTGGAGTTCCTAATTGGCTTCTCTTTATATGAAAACAATTTCTCTGGTGAGTTCCCTGCAAACTTCGCCCGCTATGCGCCACTTGCCAGTATCGATATATCTGAAAACAACTTCTCCGGCAGCTTCCCCAGGTACTTATGCCAGACCAACAAGTTGAATTTTCTGCTTGCTCTTGGGAACAACTTCGACGGTGAGTTCCCGGATACTTATGCACGTTGCAAGTCACTGGTGAGGTTTAGGATCAATCAGAATCAATTCACCGGAAAGGTTCCTGATGGTCTATGGGGATTACCTTCTGCTGTGATCATCGATGTATCAGATAATGGTTTCACAGGAGGAATATCTTCAGTTATTGGCATTTCACAGAGTCTTACTCAACTCAGTGTGCAGAATAACAGGTTTTCCGGTGAGCTTCCAGCAGAGATTGGAAACCTTGATTTGCTGCAGAAGTTGGTGGCTTCGAATAATTCATTTTCTGGACAAATACCTTCAACCATCGGCAAATTGAAACAACTAACGTCGTTGCATTTGGAGGACAACGAGTTTTCTGGATCTATACCTTCAGAAATCAGTATGTGCAGTGAAATGGTGGACTTAAATCTTGCCGATAATTCATTCAGTGGTTCAATTCCACAAAGGTTAGACTTGCTGACATCTCTTAACTCGCTGAATCTGTCTCAAAACAAACTTTCAGGTTCAATTCCAGATGGTTTGCAATCACTGAAACTCAGTGCACTTGATTTATCAAGAAACCAATTATCTGGAAGAATTCCGCCGGAACTTCTGGTTATAGCTGGAGATGAAGCCTTTGTTGGGAATGCTGGACTTTGCATCAATGATAATGGTGATTTAAGAAACCAGAGAGATTCTTTGTTGGGTGTCTGCAATATGAACCATGAACATAAGAAGAAAATGTCAGGAAAGAGATTGGTTTACATGTCGATAATGTCGGCCATGATAGTCCTATTGTTTGGACTGGTATTTGTGAGTTACAAGAGCTTCAAACTTGAAGAATCAAGAAGACAGAAGGATTCAGAAGACGGAATGGAAGACGATTCAAACTGGAAGGTGGAAACTTTCCATCCAACAGAACTTGATCCAGAAGAAATTTGTAACTTGGAAGAAGACAATTTGATTGGAAGTGGAGGTGCTGGTAAAGTTTACAGATTGGAACTGAATAAGAACAGAGGAACAGTTGCAGTAAAACAATTGTGGAAAGGCAAAGGCGCAAAAGTTATAATGCCGGAAATAGTTATCTTGGGCAAGATCAAGCACAGAAACATACTGAAACTTTATGCTTGTATGACTAAAGGTCCAGTGAGCTTCCTTGTGTTTGAATACATGCCAAATGGTAATCTTTATCAAGCTCTTCGCCACGAATTCAAAGGCGGGAAGCCGGAGTTAGACTGGAACAAACGGTATAAGATAGCAGTTGGGGCTGCCAAAGGCTTGATGTATCTGCACCATGATTGCTCACCTGCAATTGTTCATAGAGACATCAAATCCACAAACATACTGTTAGATGAAGATTACGAAGCAAAGATTTCTGATTTCGGGATTGCAAAGATTGCCGAAGAGTCTGAATTGTCTACCTTTGCTGGTACTCATGGTTACATTGCTCCAG AGCTCGCATATTCGGTTAAGCTGACAGAGAAGAGTGATATCTATAGCTTTGGAGTTGTGCTGCTGGAATTACTGACAGGACGTAGCCCAACAGATCCAATTTTCGGCGAAGGGAAAGACATTGTTTACTGGGTATCAACTCACCTTGATGGAATGAAGTTCTTCCAAGTTTTAGACCCCAAGATTTCTGCTTCTGCTGAGGATGACATGATCAAAGTCTTGAAGATTGCGATACTCTGCACGAAGAAGTTGCCGTCAGCGCGTCCAACCATGAGAGAGGTTCTCAACATGCTGATAGATGCCAATCCTTGCAATGCTGTTAAAGCTAAGCATCCCACCAAGAACGGCTAG